From the Deinococcus sonorensis KR-87 genome, the window TCGTCCAGCAGGATCACCTTGGGGTTGGTGGCCAGCGCCCGCGCGATCTCCAGTCGACGCTGGTCGCCGTAGGGGAGGCTGGTGCTCAGCTCATTGCGCATCCGGCCCAGGCCCACGAAGTCCAGCAGCACCTGGGCCGCCTCACGCGCGCTCGCCTCGTCCTCGTGGAAGCGGCGGGTCCGCAGCAGCGCGTCCACGTACCCGGCCTTGAGGCGCGGGTGGCGGCCCACCAGGATGTTCTCCTCCGCGGTCATAGCCGCGAACAGGCGGATGTTCTGGAAGGTGCGCGCGATGCCGGCGGCCGTCACCTGATCCGGGCGCAGGCCCACCAGATCGCGGCCCGCCAGCTCGATGCTGCCCTTGTCCGGCTCGTAGATGCCGGTGATCATGTTGAAGAAGGTGGTCTTGCCGGCGCCGTTCGGCCCGATCACGCTGATGATCGAGGCCTCCGGCACTTCCAGGTCCACGCTGTTCACGGCCAGCAGGCCGCCGAAGGTCTTGGTCAGCCCCTTGACGCTCAGCACGCTGCCGCGTGACTTGGCCCTGTTCTGAATCGGGCTCATCGGTCGCCTCCTGCGCGGTCATCCTCGGCGCGGGTGGCCAGGCCCGGAGAATGGACCTCCGGCAGCGGGTCGCCGTCGGCGGCGGTGGTCAGGGCGCCCTGGGCCGGCGAGTCGTCGTCGTGCTCGTGCATCATCACCTGCTGCCTCTGGGACGGCAGCAGCCCTTCCGGCCGGAACAGCATCATCAGCACCAGAATCGCGCCGAAGATCAGCCGGTTGTACTTGGCCGGGTCCAGGTTGCTGTTGAAGTTCGGCAGCGCCTGCAGCGACTCGGAGAGCGCGGTCAGGATCGAGAGGTTCAGCAGCGTCACCACCGCCGCGCCCAGAATCACGCCGGCGATGTTGCCCATGCCGCCCAGAATCACCATGGTCAGCACGCTGATGCTCTGGAAGAAGGTGAAGCTCTCGGGGCTGATGAACTG encodes:
- a CDS encoding ABC transporter ATP-binding protein gives rise to the protein MSPIQNRAKSRGSVLSVKGLTKTFGGLLAVNSVDLEVPEASIISVIGPNGAGKTTFFNMITGIYEPDKGSIELAGRDLVGLRPDQVTAAGIARTFQNIRLFAAMTAEENILVGRHPRLKAGYVDALLRTRRFHEDEASAREAAQVLLDFVGLGRMRNELSTSLPYGDQRRLEIARALATNPKVILLDEPAAGMNPRETENLKALIRSVRDELGVTVVLIEHDMRLVMTLSEHITVLDYGTKIAEGLPHQVRNDPRVMEAYLGRGAAAGEYGKEGGASA